A single Chanos chanos chromosome 8, fChaCha1.1, whole genome shotgun sequence DNA region contains:
- the ppox gene encoding protoporphyrinogen oxidase, giving the protein MQKTVAVLGGGIGGLSAGYYLSKSPQVSKVVLLEGGARCGGWLHSTRREDGAVFEHGPRGVRPAGAVGRNTLNLVSELGLESELLPVTYDHLASKNRFLYVKGKLHKMPSNVSALIRTVPPFTRPLLLSGMREILVRKGKEEDESIHAFVSRRLGTELADIAIDSLCRGVFAGDCRKLSVRSCFPPLFKAEKARGSIILGMLLGSGGGSDIPPSDLARRAAKESWAQWSLRRGMQMLPEALEDVLKKSERVELHQHAPVKNLNTTGTGWEIKLEDGATVKADHIISALPATALASALPSAAQPLSELLRGISSVTVAVVNLEYEGSILPVTGFGHLVPSSEDRGLLGIVYDSVPFPQHNRAGETTTTRLTVMMGGAWFEEVFGSPEEVTEQRLLERATQAVSSHLSVTATPAWSLVALLKDCIPQYYLGHWKKLEAMRQFISDHNMPLTLAGASYDGVSVNDVIFSGRTAAEGLVGKI; this is encoded by the exons ATGCAGAAAACTGTGGCTGTTTTGGGTGGGGGGATAGGGGGCCTGTCTGCCGGTTACTATCTCAGCAAGAGCCCACAGGTGTCTAAG gTGGTGCTATTGGAGGGGGGCGCTAGGTGTGGAGGCTGGCTACACTCCACCCGCAGGGAAGATGGAGCAGTGTTTGAACATGGCCCAAGAGGGGTGCGACCAGCTGGGGCAGTGGGTCGCAACACGCTCAACTTG GTGTCTGAGCTGGGGCTGGAGAGTGAACTCTTGCCTGTCACGTATGATCATTTGGCCTCGAAGAACCGTTTCCTCTATGTGAAGGGAAAGCTACACAAAATGCCATCAAATGTTAG cgctTTGATCCGGACGGTCCCTCCCTTTACTCGTCCGCTGCTGCTGAGTGGCATGAGGGAGATTCTGGTtcgaaaaggaaaagaggaggatgagTCCATCCACGCGTTTGTGTCGAGGAGATTGGGCACTGAG CTCGCTGACATAGCAATAGACAGCCTTTGCAGAGGTGTGTTTGCTGGGGACTGTCGAAAGCTGAGCGTGCGCTCCTGTTTCCCGCCCCTCTTCAAAGCAGAGAAGGCTAGGGGCTCCATCATACTGGGCATGTTGCTTGGATCAG GCGGCGGATCTGACATACCCCCATCCGACTTGGCACGGCGAGCGGCTAAGGAGTCTTGGGCACAGTGGTCTCTGAGGAGGGGCATGCAGATGCTTCCAGAAGCCCTGGAGGACGTGCTGAAGAAGTCAGAGCGGGTAGAGCTCCACCAACACGCTCCTGTGAAGAACCTGAACACAACGGGAACAGGctgggag ATCAAACTGGAGGATGGAGCCACCGTGAAAGCTGATCATATAATTTCTGCACTACCAGCGACAG CTTTGGCCTCTGCACTGCCCTCTGCTGCCCAACCCTTGTCAGAGCTGCTGCGTGGGATCTCCTCAGTGACTGTTGCCGTAGTGAACCTGGAGTACGAAGGTTCCATTCTGCCTGTAACG gGCTTTGGGCACTTAGTGCCGTCCTCTGAGGATCGAGGGCTCTTAGGCATAGTGTATGACTCCGTTCCCTTCCCACAACACAACCGCGCTGGGGAGACAACCACCACCAGGTTAACA gTGATGATGGGGGGGGCGTGGTTTGAGGAGGTGTTTGGGAGCCCAGAGGAGGtcacagagcagagactgtTAGAGAGAGCTACCCAGGCTGTAAGCTCTCACCTTAGTGTTACTGCAACACCTGCGTGGAGCCTCGTCGCTTTACTCAAG gaCTGCATTCCTCAGTATTATTTGGGCCACTGGAAGAAACTGG AGGCGATGAGACAATTCATCAGCGATCACAACATGCCCCTCACGTTGGCAGGGGCCTCCTACGACGGCGTCTCGGTCAACGATGTTATCTTCAGCGGACGGACAGCAGCAGAGGGTCTCGTGGGGAAGATTTGA